The genomic window CTGCTTGGTTCGACGTCGGTGCTGGCGGGGAACTTCAATGCCGATCTGTTCCAGAAGTTGGACAAGACAAAAGAAGCACAGATCGATGTCCCGGGCAAGATCGCTGAAATCATTCCGAAGCGTGATGCAGGATCGTTTTCGACGGAAGAGATCACGGGAGGACACACGATTCTGAAGATCGTCAATCCTGAACAGTTTTGGAAGGTGAACCGGCTGGTGATCATCTCGAAGTAGTTTCGACAATGCTCTTGGTATGAACAATGCGCCCGGCCAGAAGGTCGGGCGCTGTTATTTCTGAGAAGCAGATGGAATCGAGGATGGGCTGCGCCCCTATGATCGTTTGTGTTCCAGGTACCGTTTCACTTCGGTGGCCACGACCAGCTCTTCGTTCGTCGGTATGACCGCAAGTTTGATTCTCGAAGAGTCGTGGGAAATGAGCCCTTCAGGGGGATTCGAATTGTTCTTTTCCTCGTCGAGCACGATCCCGAGGTTCTCCATGTTTGAGGCGATTGCTTTCCGTATGCGGACGGACTTTTCCCCTGCACCGGCGGTGAACACGATGCAGTCTGCACCATTCAGTGCCACCAGGTACTCTCCAATGTATCTCTTCACGTTGTACACAAACGTGTTGAACGCGAGCTCGCATCGCTTGTCTCCGTTGTCCATCCCTTGCTCGATATCCCGGAAGTCGCCGCTGGTTCCCGAGATTCCGTAGATCCCTCCTTTGGACATCAGGATCTTGCCAATCTGTTGCACTGACAGATTCTCCTGTTCCATAAGATACAACAGTCCAAATGGGTCAAGATCGCCCACTCGTTTCGCGTTCGGCAACCCGCTTTGCGGGCTCATCCCCATCGAGGTATCGATCGACCAGCCGTCTTTGATCGCACAGATGGAAGAGCTCCCGCCGAGGTGGCAGGAAATGACTTTCTGCGCGCCAAATAGCTCCTTCGCCCGCATTCCGATGTATCGGTGAGAGGCCCCGTGGAATCCGTATTTGCGAATCCCATGCTTTTCGTAATACTCATAAGGGATTGCATAGAGGTACGCCTCGGGCGGAACGTTGACGTGGAAATGGGTTTCGAAGAGGCCTATGCGCGGAATCGATGGAAGGAGGCTCTGAAATACAGATATCGCCAGCAGGTAGATGTCTGTATGGACGGGTGCGAGCGAGCGATAGGCCTCCATCGCTTTGAGCACATCGTCCGATAGTTCAACGCATCCTGTGACACCTTTTGCGTGGACAGTTTTGAAACCAACGGCGGCGAGGTCGTCAATGAGGTGTGCATCTTTCATCGACCTCAAGGTCAGGTTAACAGCTGCAGGGTAGTCGGGCACGGGCTGCGTGAATACCATCTTCTCTCCGCCGGCACGATTGAATGTGTAGATCCCTTCCTTGTCGCCGATTCGTTCCACGTTCGCCTGGAACAGGACCTGCATGGTAGTGAGATCGTACAGCTTGCACTTGAACGAGGTGCTGCCCGGGTTTGCAATGAGAAGGGTCATAGAGTGTCACCGTTGCGAAAGTACTGAAAGCATACCGGACGGAGGCCCAAGCACGAAATCCTGAATCCGAAATCTCAAACAAATTCGAAATCCGAAGCACCAATCCACAGGCAATGCGTTTTGAATTTCGACATTGATTTTTAGGATTTGTTTTGAATTTCGATATTCGGATTTCGGATTTGCGGGATACGTATTGTCTTGGTGTCAGCGTTTCGAAAGCTTTGATATCACCTGTTCCGCAATCTGACGAATCTTCTGTTCGCTGACGGCTTCGTTCGAAGATTTCGGCTCATATGACTCCGAATGGCTGCTCGGCATCGGCGTCGCATCGCAAGAGGTTATGCGCCCCGGCAGGTTGAACTTGTCGCGCAGCGTCATCAAGCGGTCGCGTTCTCGTTCGGGAAGGACGTTCATGTTCCCCAACTGGATGGCTTTCCAGACGATATTTGCAGTGTGCTCGAGCGTCTCGAGTTTGTGATACGCGTTGAGAAGATCACTGCCGAGCGTCAGCGTGCCATGATTCTGAAGGAGAATGGCATCAGAGTTCTGTATGAGGTCGCGAATGCTGTCTGGAATCTCCATGGTTGAAGGGAGTCCGTACGGTGCCAGGGGGACGGCACCAATCACGATGATTGCTTCAGGAAGAACGCACTTGTTGAGGGGTATTCCGGCCACTGCAAAACTTGTGGCGTAGGGGGGATGTGCGTGGACGACTGCCTTGACGTCGGGACGTGTCTTGTATACCTCCAGGTGCATCATCACTTCGCTCGAAGGGCGGAACTTCGAGTGACCGGAGACGGCTTTTCCCGACCGGTCGACCTTGATGATCATGTCCGTGGTCATGAATCCTTTGCTCACACCTGTCGGCGTTGTGAGCAATTCGCGGTCGTTCAGGACGGCCGTGATATTACCGTCGTTTGCCGCCACATACCCGCGGGCCCAGATTCGCTTGCCAATTTCGACAAAAAGCCTTCGCAGTTCCTGTTCATCCTGCATCGCTTCGTTTCCTTCCAACTATGAATAACAGCTCACGCAAAGTCGCCAAGATGCAAAGAAGGACTTCTTACTTTTCTAGCGGCTTTGTGTCTTTGCGTGAGAATCTCGTCTTGTCAAAGTGCTCTCTGATGGGTTCTATATCAAATCTCGTAGAACGTCTTCGTGTGGATTCTTGATGAGCACATAGCCCGCCAGCATGCCGTCTTGCCTCACCGCTTCTACCGCCGGTTGCACCGCAGCTTCCAAGGCGGCTATGTCACCCGTCATTACGACGATTCCCTTCCCGCCAACCGCCATAGCGACATGAACTCTTATGAGGTCGAGGTCGGCTTCCTTGACAGCGCAATCGGCAGCCTTGATCGCCGATGCGACGGAAAAGGTTTCGATGATCAGCATAGCCGGGATTTTCGAACCGAGTTTTGTCTCGAAAAGCGTCGTGCCGCTGATTGCCGGGAAGACCCGCGGATCGACCCTCGGTATAACAGTCAGGTTGACGACAGAGAACCCTCCGACTTCGCGTGCGACGTTGATAGCGGTTTCGACGTCGCCTACCGCTCCACGCAAGATCATCAGATACTTACCCGAGCAGATCGACCGCGCAACCAGCTTCTCCACGTGTGCTTGTTTCAGCACCTCATCCTGGACGTGGTAACCCTTGTAGATGCTTGCCAACTCAATGATGCCGAGCGCGTCTCTTGTTTCCATCATGCTCTCTCGATAGTAATTTCATCGGCCGAAATCTTCTTCACAATGCCGTCGATTGACGCGTGCACGGTGCAGGAGATCTCCGAAGATGCATTGCCGATCACATCATACCTTTTCACACGGTCGCCTTCCCTCACCGCCGGTCGAGCCGGGGTCCCGGCGTGCTGCCGAAGGGGTACACGGACAACGATCGGATGTATATCAAGCTGCCTGAGGGGACCCTCGTCCCGGAACATGTTGACGTCGAGCCGCTGCTTCAGCTTCGCCACCGGCACTTTGCGGTAGTCGAACATCGGATGGACAGCCGGTTGCTCTCCGCTCCCCGCCGGTTTCTGAGACTTCGCCAACCGCTTGTCAATGAGTGTTGCTCCCTTGGGATCCAAACCTTCCGGACAAGCGTACATCGTGCAAAGATTGCACTCGCAGCAGGAGAGATTCCCCGGGTTTGTCAGCGGCAGATCCTTACGCGTGAACATCCGGTTGCGCATCGCCAATTCAGGCCGAACGGGATGGCCGAGCAGGTATCTCGGACACAATTCAGTGCAGAACGAACATTGATCGCATCCCGCCTTCGCAATGATGTCTACTGCGTGATCCGAACTGAACCGACGATACATCGTGACGCAATGGTGGTCGGCCGGCAGAACGATGAGCGCAGATGTTCTTTTCGATACGACCTTGCTGAGGTTTTCCTCGAGGATGCCCATCATCAAACCGCCTGATCGTACCACATACTCTTCGGCGGTTATCTTGAAATGCGAGAGGACCTCCGCGTACGACGTCCCGACCGGCACCTCGACGGTGGCGGGCTGTTCGATCGCCCCGGCGACGGAGACGAATTTGGTTACCACCGGCTTGTGCGTGCCGATATTGTAAAGCGTTTCGACGTTCTGAACGACGCATCCGACGGAAAGGGGGAGGGCGCCTGGCGGGACGATTCTCCCGGTGGTCATGTAGATGAGCGTTACTTCATCCCCCGCGGGATAGACATCTTCGATCGGCTGAACCCTGCAATTGCCCGAAACCTTTGATTCAAGCAGCCGGATTTCTTCGTGATGCTTCTCTTTGATCCCGATGATTCCTTCCCGGGCGCCTGTGAGCTGCATCGCATCATTGAATCCTTCGAGCACCCTGTCGGCGTGTCTCCGAAGGATCTGCATATCTTTGTGCAGCAGCGGTTCGCATTCCGCCGCGTTCATGATAATCGTGTCGGGGTTGGAATTCAGCTTGACGTGAGTGGGGAACCCCGCTCCACCGGCACCGATAATACCGCAATTCTGAATCTCCTTGATGGTCAACAACAAGCTCCTGCCGCTGCTATTCTGTGTACTCGATCTTGTCAACGATTGCCATGATCAGCGTTCTGATCGGCGCGAAATCAATATGGAAGACGTCCCGTGCGACACCCGGAGCGCCGCCGCACACAACGATGTCACCGATGTTGGCACCCACATAGTCGATGGCGACCCATTCTGCTCCTTTGGGCTTCCCGTCGGGATTGACGGGTTGGACAACGTAGACGGTCTTGCCGTCATACGCCTTATGTTTCGCTGACGAGATAACTTTCTTTTCGACTCGTGCGAGGAACATCAGGCAATCTCCTCCACCAATTCGACGATGCTCGCATTGACCGGCGCGAAGCCGGTTTCAAACGCCTGTGTCGCGTCCGTGCTGGTCACGTACACAACCGTGTCCCCCCCCGTGGCGAGGTTCAACGGATCCGCGGCCACGAGCGGAAGATCAGTCGCTTTCAAGTCCGACGAGACCGGCTGGACAATGCAGAGACGGCACCCTTTGAGTTCGGGTGCCTTCTTCGACGCCCAGACGACCCCGATCACGATCCCAAGCTTCATTTCCGGCCTTGAGCGGAGTGCGTGATCTGAAGATCGTCGATGATGGCCATAATGACCGCGTCGATCGGCGCGTTCTTGGTTGCCTCGGTCATCCGGGCGGAAGACCCGTACGAGAGAAGAACGAAGCACCCCTCGCCTGCCTGCACCGCGTCGACGGCGACATGGTACGTGCTCAGAGGTTTCCCCTTGTGGTCAACTTCTTTGCACAAGAGGAGTTTCTTCCCGTTGAGGTTCTCGTCCTTCTGCGTCGAAATGACTGTTCCGACTACTTTCGCGAATATCATGGGTCCTCAGCCTTTGAGTGACTTGTCGATCTCTTCAACCGGACGCGGGATAACCAGATGGGAAACGACCTCCCCGATCTTGGAAGCGGCATCTGCGCCGGCTTCGATTGCAGAACGGACGGACGCGACGTCTCCTTCGATCAGAAACGAAACATATCCGCTTCCGACTTGGCGCCATTCCACCAGTTCCACGTTGGCCGCTTTGATCGCCGCGTCTGCACCCTGGATCAACGGTGCAAATCCTTTTGTTTCCAGTATCCCGATTGCGCTTTTTGCTGCCATGGTGTTATCTCCTTGCTTCGATGATGAATTGATTCAAACTCTGTTGAAGAATCACGCAAAGCCGCAAAGTCTTCAATTCCGATCCGCGCGGTTCTTTGCGTCCTTTGCGCCTTTGCGTGAAATTTCCCGCGACTATACAAACCGCAGTGCGCCGTGCGTCATAATGCGGCGCTTGCGGACGAAATTCAACGGAGTACAAATTCCCTCTCCGGTCGGTGTGGCAATGGTGTGGGAGAAGTACCCTTCGCCCAGGTCTCCGCCGTCGCCCCGAAGCGTCCCGCCGTTGATGGTTTGAACATCACAGTCCATTACGCGCGTGTACGTCGTGGCGCGGTTCATATCCCGCGTAAAAATGCCGGCCGTGTGCCTGAAGCCGTGCTCTGCCTTCAGCGACGCCTGCAGCCCGTCTTCAAAGTCCTTGACCCTGACGACCGGGATGCACGAGGTCATCTGTTCGGCAACCACCCAGGGATGCTGCCGGTCGGTTTCGCCAAAGAGGAGCGGCACTTCGTCGGAGAGATTGAGCCCGATTGCTTCCCCGAGCACATTCGCATTTCGCCCGACGTAATCGCGGCCGATGAGCCAGTGCTTGCCCGACAGGTGCAGAGCGATCTTTGCCAGCGCGTCCATTTGGTTCGTGGTCAACCGCACGTTTCCAGCCTTCTGCATCTCGCCCATGAACTGCTCGAAGACGGATTCGACAACGAAGATCTCCTTTTCTGCTATGCAGAGGACGTTGTTGTCGTAACTGGCGCTTTGTGTGATCTCGCTCGCAGCGAGAGCCAGATCGGCCGTCTCGTCAATCAGCACCGGAGGATTTCCAGGTCCGGCTGCGATGACTTTCTTGGGGCAATTCATCGCCATCGCAACCATCTCAGGTCCGCCCGTGACCGAAAGAAGATCGACATGTTCATGATTGAAGAGTGTTTTGGCGGTCTCGAGCGTTGGTTCTGCGACGCAGGTGACAAGATTCTCGGGAGCCCCTGCCTTCACCATATACTGATTTGCGAGCTGTATGACTCTGGCGTTAACCCGTTTGGCGGCTGGATGCGGATTGAACGCGATCGTGTTTCCTCCTGCGAGCTGAATGATGATATTGTTGATCATCGTGGGACCGGGGTGCGTCGCCGGGGTAATGTTGCCGATGACGCCGAATGGTGCGTATTCATCCAATGCCAGACCGTTGCGGCCAGACCATGCCTGCGGATCCAGATACTCGACGCCGGGGCTGTTTTTTGCAGCGTTGACGAGTTTCGCAGTCTTGTGATTGACGCGTCCCATTCGGGTCTCTTCAACCGTCATTCTCGCAAGCTCGTCTTTGTGGTCCATCGTCATCTGCCGGACCGCATCAGTGATCTTTTTCCGGCACTGTTTGCTGCGAGTCTTGTACGATTGAAAAGCCTCGTACGCCGCTTCGACCGCATCATTCATGTCGTTGAAGACACCCCAGTCACCTTTCCCGCCCGCCGGGGAGGCCGTCGGGGCATCAAGCTGCTGAACAACCTGGCGTACAACCTGCTCCACCAGTTCTTTTAATTGAGCATCATTGATGTTCACTCTGGACCTCGATTATTTTCCACCCTTTTTTCCGGACGTCAGCGGTTCGATAGGAAACTGTTCGGCCAGTTTGTCCGAAGGACGCGGAATGACAAGCGAGCATGCGACGTTGCCGATACCCTTCGCAGCAGTCACGCCGGCATCGACCGCCGCCTTCACCGCCGCAACTTCTCCCCGCATCACAATGCACACTCTGCCGCCGCCGACCTTGATCCACTTGCCGAGTTTCACGTTTGCCGACTTGACTGCGGCATCAGCTGCCTGAACGGCAGATGTAAAACCAACCGTTTCGATTATTCCCAATGCATCGATCATTGTTCCGTCTCCTTATTTTTCGATTCCGAGTAATGCAAACACGTCTTCGTGCGCCGAAGGAATGATATTCGTGCTGACCAATTCTCCCACCTTTGCTGCTGCCTCAGCGCCAGCTTCCACAGCCGAACGAACAGCGCCGACTTCCCCGCGGACGAGAACAGTCACGAACGCGCTCCCGATCTCGACTCTCTTGACAAACTCCACGTTCGCCGTCTTGAGCATGGCGTCGATGGCCTGTATAGCTCCGGTGTTTCCGCGCGTTTCGACAAAACCCAAGGCTACTCGCGACATTGGACCTCCTTTAGTTTGTTTTTGGTATGTTCTTCAGTATCAGATTCTTTTTCCTCATGAGATCTCTCGCTCCGGGCGTGACCACCGTCCCGGTTGGCACAGCGATCTCTTTGACTTCCGGCGTGAGCGACAGCAGGTGGCTCTCAAGGAGAACCGGGCTCCGAAAACCGCTCATGTCGATGACATAGACAGAGGCACTCGGGGGAGAGGCCGGTTTGAGAGCACTCATCTTCGGTGGACCGAAATCCACCTTGACTCCACGCCTTGAAAGCTCGGCCAGGACTTCGGCCACGACTTTGTTCACCAGTTCTTCAATTGACAGGTTTGTCACTTTTTGGCACCTGGGTTACTCTTTCTATAGACGTACGTTGATCCTTCCGAAACGGAATCAACGATGCCCACGATGGTATTGTCGGTTGCCACGTTGGCCGTTCTCGATGTCATTCGTGCGGAGGAAGACGCGCAGAGAAGCACGACGTCTCCGTCGCCCGCATTGACTGTGTCGATACAGGCCGCAGTTTTCCCCGTATCCGAAAGTGTTTCGTCAAGATAGCTCACGACGAGAATCGGCAGCCCCTCGACGTTTCCTTCCTTCCTGGTTGAGACAACCTTTCCGATGACTTTTCCTATCTTCATCTGTCATTTCCCATTTTGCCCAAGAATTCGACAAATGTCTCATCCCTGACATTTGCCGCGTTGGCATCGTCTGTATCAAGATGTATCTGAATTTTCCAGTTGTCATTCGTTCGCACAAGAACGTTTTCAAACGTCGTTGGCTTTTCCCCGCCGATACGCACTTTGCAGTACTCGCCCTCCTTCACGCCAAGTCGTGCGGCATCGTTCGTCGTCATGTGGAGATGCCGGTTGGCGACGATCGCGCACTTTTCCAGGTACACCGATCCGTTCGGACCTACCAGGGTCAACGGCGCTGCGTCGTTGAGGTTCCCCGAGTTGGTGACAGGAGGGTCGATGCCAAGGAACACCGCGTCCGTGAGAGAGACTTCAACCTGGTCATAGTTTCTGAGAGGTCCAAGAATGCGGACGCCAGGGATGCTCCGTAACTTTGGCCCAACGACTGTCAATGTGTGGATCGATGCAAACTCCCCCGGCTGATAGAGCGGACGCATCGATTCAAACTCAGTGTTGTCGCCGAAGAGCTGATGGAAAGTCTTTGAAGTGAGGTGGATATGGCGGTTTGAGATACCGAGCGGGATGCGCAGAGACTGCAACCCCGAATCCGGCGTTGAATTCCCACCCCTCGGTTCGGATTGTAGAACGGCGTGAATAGACTTCACTATGACGTCAATGAGTTCTTCTTGCGGAACTGTACCAGTCCCGCTCGCGCAAGAGCAGTGCTCATTTTTGTTCAATCTCTGAAACTCCTGCCGTGTTCGTGAACAGGCGGTGACAGTACGGTGCGGGGAGGACAACTGTGGACGATAGATTATTCAACATGCAGACACTGAATTCGTCCGCTTCCAATCTGTCAATGTATAAGCTAAAAGTCAACCCGGACGAGATCAGATTCTCGCGCGCGGTGACGCAGATTGTTGAGTGTGAGAAATAATCGGACGATGTCAGATTCTGCAATGCGCTTTTTCAGTCAGGAAACGGTTTCCCTTCGTCGAAGGTGGCGTTTCACTAACGCAACGGCGTTTCGCTCTACTCGGATTCACTGGTTGATGCAGCAGTTGATAATCGAGTAGGTGTGTTGCGATTGGGAAGGGAGGATGAGAAAATAAGAAGGGCTGTCCCAAATGTAGGTCGAAATGTCATTTCGACCACGACGAGAATTCTGAATTCGACGCAATTGAAAGAATCTCTGCAGCAACTCTAGAGGTCAATGGTACTTTTGGGACAGCCCCATTTCTCCCCTTGGCGAAAATGATGAGACACTGCGTCAGAAGTTCTTGTGCACGATCTTCGCCGGATCAAATCCGTTGAACCGCGTCGTCGATGCTGTGCCGTAGGCGCCGATGTTGACGGTGTACAGAAAGTCGCCCACTTCCAGATTCGCGGGGAGTTCCGCCGAGAGAGTGATCTTGTCGAAGCTGTCGCACGTTGGTCCAACCACTGCACAAATCTCCGGCGGGCCTTCTTTGAAGGCGTGGAAATTTGGAATCCAGTGGTCGTACACCACGCCGGAGTAGGAATGATACACACCGTCATTGATGTGGTAGAAAATCTTGCCGGCTCTCCGGGCTTTCCCGACGATCTCCGCAACGAGCGACGCGGAGGTGGCTGCGATGAATCGTCCCGGTTCAGCAAGGATTTCGATGTCTTCCGGAAAGAGGCGCTCGAACTCTGAGTTCAACAAGTTCGCCAGTTTCGCGAAGTCAGGAACCTGCGGGTCGTACGGAACCGGGAATCCGCCGCCGATGTCCAGCAGGTTCAACCCGTACCCTTTCTTCCGCGCGTCATTGAAAAGTTCGGACGCGATCGACAGCGCCGCGGTGTAATTGTCGAAGTTGGTGCACTGACTGCCGACGTGGAAACTGATTCCCTCGACCTTCAGCCCCGCGTTGAATGCTTCGTCAATCAGGTCGGCCGCTTCTCCAGGCTCGACGCCGAACTTCGTACTCATCTCCACCTGTGATCCCGTATCCGGCACTTTGACACGAATGACGAGTCCGGCGGTGTTACAGTGTTCTTTCAGTTTCTTCACTTCTGCGGAATTGTCGTACGTCACCAGCGGCTTGTACTGCTTGATCTTCGCCAGTGTGTGGCGATCCTTGATGGTGTTGGAGAAGATGATCTTGTCCCAGACAAAGTACTTCTTCTGCTGCTTTTCGAAGTGCTTGATGTATTGATAGACCTGCATGAACTCATTGTACGACGCGACGTCGAAGCTTGAACCTTCCTTGAAGAGGGTCTCGATGATCTGCTGTGTCGAGTTCGCCTTCACCGCGTAGTAGCACTGGACCCTCGGAAGATGCTTCTTGAAGGTCCGATAATTAGCCCGAATGATATCGTGATCAATGATGCAGACCGGCGTGCCGTCTTCCGCGGCAAAGTTCAAGAGTTCATTTTCTGAGATCAAGAGTTTCTCCATTAGTCCGTGAAAGGGAAAATCCTAAGCCCATGTATCGAAGCACCGGCCAGGGTTCCCTTCGTGCTTCAGATGTCGAGTTTATTTAGAGTTTCGTGTTTCGAATTTCCGATCTTGACGGCGTGCCATCAAGGCTTCAGAGTCTTCATCATCCCGGACAGCTCACCAACTTCCTGATTGTTCTCCAGATAAGAATCGATGAGCTTTTGACGGAGTTCGTCGCCGCGTTCATACAGCCGCTTCAGCTTCTTCGGCTTCGTTGTCTGGATCACGTATGCAGCGAGGAGCGGGAACGCCACCGTCACGTCAACGTAGGCAGTCACCGTTTCTTCGAGTTTGGTCGGATCGATCTTGCCCCAGCTGACCGCTTCGCTCGGCGGTGCGCCGGAGAGTCCGCCGGTGTCGGGGCGTGCATCGGTGATGTTGATGTCATAGTCCTGTCCTGCCTCGGGAATCATCAGCACTTCCTGGATTTGCGGCTCTGTCTGCAGCAGGAAGTTCTTGGGGCTGCCTCCGCCGATCAAGAGAACGCCGGTTTTCCCCTTCTCGTATCTTTTGGCATTCAGGATGATCGCCGTTGAATCATTCACGTCGATGCTGGGGTTGATCTTCAGCTTGAAATGATCCTTCAGCCCCTTCGCTTCGGCCAGTAGTTCCAGTCCGGCTACGTTCATACCGATCGTCGAATCGCCGGGAGAGGAGGTGAAGACCGGAATGCCGTTGCGATAGGCTGCCGCCAGAACGCTCACTTCTCCGAGCTTGTTCTTCTTTTCATACTCGTTGACGACCTTGCCGAGATGGTGGTAGAATTCTCTCGTTCCCATCTCCTTCTGAAATTCGGGGCGCAGCATGATCTTGCGCAGCACCCGGTCGGTCGCCATGAGGACGTCCTGGTAATCGAACAGGATGTCGTAAATTCTCGTGACGCCTTTGTCGCGCAGATCTGCGTCGTCGACGTTGTGGCTCCCTCGGTACATCGGCATGTTGAACGCGAAATGGAGGTCGTGATACATGTTCGCGCCGGTGGCGACGAACCAATCGACGAACCCGTGGTTCATCAATGGAATGATCGTTGACGGCCCGAGGCCGGCAGGGGTCAGCGCCCCCGCAATGCTGACACCGATCGTAACGTCTTTCTGAGAATACTTGTCGCGCATCAGTTGACACGCCGCACGCAATCTCCCGCCGTTGTAGGCGTCCATGTTGTCGATAATCGAAGGCAGGTCGCTCTTCTTCGTCACGGCCTTCGGAAGAACGCGTTTGCCGGATAAGTACTCATTCTTGCTGTGATGGTGTTTCATCTTGTGGTCCATTCTTCTGCCTTTCGTTCGATGATGCCCGTCACCCGAAGGTGCCGATCATTTTCTGTTTTTGATATTGGATGGCCCAAAAATAGCGTGAAATGAGACGATATGCAATGGGTTTTGAGTGTCGCCAGCTAACAGCTAATCGCTAAAAGCTAACAGCCGGCGCCTGATTGCTCTGTTGCCTTTCTTCCCGATCTGCAGTAGCTTTCCCCGGTCATTAATTCCTCTCTGCCGACATCCCGAAAGTCGAAGAATGAAACTGATCACCAAAATTGTTCTGCTTCTTCTCCTCGTTCACCTGGTCGCTTCATTGCTCTGCGCGCAGGAGAAGCACCTTCTGGGCGGAGCGGTCAGTGCTGAACAGCTCAAGAAGTCCATCGCCTCGACCGCCGCCTGGCACCCTTTTCCGAAGCAGTCTGAAAGGGGAGAGTGGTCACGGATCAGTGAACCGCTCAGGAAGGCCTACATTGCACAAGCCGAATTGTATCTGAACGCTTCCTGGCAGACTCCTAAAGCGACCGACTTCCTGGAGTATGTCCGGAACGGCAACAGATCGAGGTACCAGGCAATATCGTACGGCCGGCGGGAACAGCTGGCAGCGCTTGTTCTGGGAGAATGCATGGAAGGGAAGGGGCGCTTCCTCGATGATATCATGAACGGAGTCTGGACGATTTGTGAAGAGACCTACTGGGGTGTGCCCGCTCACGTAGGCTTACAAAAGAGAGGACCGGGGCTGCCTGATGTGTCCGAACCGACAGTCGATTTGTTTGCCGCCGAAACGGGGATGCTGATCGCATGGACCTACTACCTCGTCGGTGACGAACTGGCCCGTATCTCACCTCTCGTTACCGAACGGATGCGTACAGAAGTCCAACGACGCATACTCTCAGTCAATCTTGCCCGGGATGATTTCTGGTGGATGGGATTTAACGCTACCGTCAATAACTGGAATCCGTGGATCTGCTCCAACTGGCTCACAGCTGTATTGGTGTTCGAGGATGATCCTGACCGCAGGGCCGCATCCGTGCACAAGATCCTGCGCTGCCTGGATAATTTTCTTGACCCGTATCCACACGATGGCGGATGTGACGAGGGCCCGGCGTACTGGGGCCGCGCAGGCGGTTCGCTCTTTGACTGTCTGGAACTGCTCCAAAGCGCTTCCAACAATGCCATCAACGTTTTCGACAAGCCGTTGATCAAAGAAATCG from Ignavibacteriales bacterium includes these protein-coding regions:
- a CDS encoding aldehyde dehydrogenase, which produces MNINDAQLKELVEQVVRQVVQQLDAPTASPAGGKGDWGVFNDMNDAVEAAYEAFQSYKTRSKQCRKKITDAVRQMTMDHKDELARMTVEETRMGRVNHKTAKLVNAAKNSPGVEYLDPQAWSGRNGLALDEYAPFGVIGNITPATHPGPTMINNIIIQLAGGNTIAFNPHPAAKRVNARVIQLANQYMVKAGAPENLVTCVAEPTLETAKTLFNHEHVDLLSVTGGPEMVAMAMNCPKKVIAAGPGNPPVLIDETADLALAASEITQSASYDNNVLCIAEKEIFVVESVFEQFMGEMQKAGNVRLTTNQMDALAKIALHLSGKHWLIGRDYVGRNANVLGEAIGLNLSDEVPLLFGETDRQHPWVVAEQMTSCIPVVRVKDFEDGLQASLKAEHGFRHTAGIFTRDMNRATTYTRVMDCDVQTINGGTLRGDGGDLGEGYFSHTIATPTGEGICTPLNFVRKRRIMTHGALRFV
- a CDS encoding class II aldolase/adducin family protein → MQDEQELRRLFVEIGKRIWARGYVAANDGNITAVLNDRELLTTPTGVSKGFMTTDMIIKVDRSGKAVSGHSKFRPSSEVMMHLEVYKTRPDVKAVVHAHPPYATSFAVAGIPLNKCVLPEAIIVIGAVPLAPYGLPSTMEIPDSIRDLIQNSDAILLQNHGTLTLGSDLLNAYHKLETLEHTANIVWKAIQLGNMNVLPERERDRLMTLRDKFNLPGRITSCDATPMPSSHSESYEPKSSNEAVSEQKIRQIAEQVISKLSKR
- a CDS encoding BMC domain-containing protein translates to MMETRDALGIIELASIYKGYHVQDEVLKQAHVEKLVARSICSGKYLMILRGAVGDVETAINVAREVGGFSVVNLTVIPRVDPRVFPAISGTTLFETKLGSKIPAMLIIETFSVASAIKAADCAVKEADLDLIRVHVAMAVGGKGIVVMTGDIAALEAAVQPAVEAVRQDGMLAGYVLIKNPHEDVLRDLI
- a CDS encoding EutN/CcmL family microcompartment protein, whose product is MFLARVEKKVISSAKHKAYDGKTVYVVQPVNPDGKPKGAEWVAIDYVGANIGDIVVCGGAPGVARDVFHIDFAPIRTLIMAIVDKIEYTE
- a CDS encoding 4Fe-4S dicluster domain-containing protein encodes the protein MLTIKEIQNCGIIGAGGAGFPTHVKLNSNPDTIIMNAAECEPLLHKDMQILRRHADRVLEGFNDAMQLTGAREGIIGIKEKHHEEIRLLESKVSGNCRVQPIEDVYPAGDEVTLIYMTTGRIVPPGALPLSVGCVVQNVETLYNIGTHKPVVTKFVSVAGAIEQPATVEVPVGTSYAEVLSHFKITAEEYVVRSGGLMMGILEENLSKVVSKRTSALIVLPADHHCVTMYRRFSSDHAVDIIAKAGCDQCSFCTELCPRYLLGHPVRPELAMRNRMFTRKDLPLTNPGNLSCCECNLCTMYACPEGLDPKGATLIDKRLAKSQKPAGSGEQPAVHPMFDYRKVPVAKLKQRLDVNMFRDEGPLRQLDIHPIVVRVPLRQHAGTPARPAVREGDRVKRYDVIGNASSEISCTVHASIDGIVKKISADEITIERA
- a CDS encoding BMC domain-containing protein codes for the protein MAAKSAIGILETKGFAPLIQGADAAIKAANVELVEWRQVGSGYVSFLIEGDVASVRSAIEAGADAASKIGEVVSHLVIPRPVEEIDKSLKG
- a CDS encoding EutN/CcmL family microcompartment protein — its product is MIFAKVVGTVISTQKDENLNGKKLLLCKEVDHKGKPLSTYHVAVDAVQAGEGCFVLLSYGSSARMTEATKNAPIDAVIMAIIDDLQITHSAQGRK
- a CDS encoding acetate/propionate family kinase, with the protein product MTLLIANPGSTSFKCKLYDLTTMQVLFQANVERIGDKEGIYTFNRAGGEKMVFTQPVPDYPAAVNLTLRSMKDAHLIDDLAAVGFKTVHAKGVTGCVELSDDVLKAMEAYRSLAPVHTDIYLLAISVFQSLLPSIPRIGLFETHFHVNVPPEAYLYAIPYEYYEKHGIRKYGFHGASHRYIGMRAKELFGAQKVISCHLGGSSSICAIKDGWSIDTSMGMSPQSGLPNAKRVGDLDPFGLLYLMEQENLSVQQIGKILMSKGGIYGISGTSGDFRDIEQGMDNGDKRCELAFNTFVYNVKRYIGEYLVALNGADCIVFTAGAGEKSVRIRKAIASNMENLGIVLDEEKNNSNPPEGLISHDSSRIKLAVIPTNEELVVATEVKRYLEHKRS
- a CDS encoding EutN/CcmL family microcompartment protein produces the protein MKLGIVIGVVWASKKAPELKGCRLCIVQPVSSDLKATDLPLVAADPLNLATGGDTVVYVTSTDATQAFETGFAPVNASIVELVEEIA